A DNA window from Ensifer sp. WSM1721 contains the following coding sequences:
- a CDS encoding glycosyltransferase family 39 protein has translation MKRERHLVQSVSAATAEDAMTSLPARAQLVASIVLSLAISLLFFATTSRGIEILPDSIAYMRIGTARHYAPLYTWLLQATALSQTDLVAAAWWLNWFLYVVNTVLILRLLFLAQLGPTWAALGTALIVGHPVFVEFHSVAMSEPLFIALTLASVLVFLRAMQDNRVASAALVGAIVGFAMLTRFAAAPLLPAFALLRLVAGGGGFARRLVDCAAMTGACGAVFGSWLVASELMSGDSTGRSLELLGNTDLAYWIRTIGSASAMLLPSAAGSAPRILFLALTSVVVVFVAVNYALAWLRLAPEQRARPQALVPVVFSLLSILYLLFLIVSVMIQYRLNLTGRFLLPLYVFLALAAMTPFGAGRSSFARQRELGIVLAALAAVIGVSNLARTTVFTMSTYEAGQGYTRKMWSTSPVLASAAKLPMNAAIYSNAPDLIEFRLRRSAAYIPRRFSHLSGRDDASMPFAQQMDAMRRRLAEGNAYVVFVYGVDWRDYLISEDDLLNSVPLVEEETLADGRIYRSARGATEMQLLP, from the coding sequence ATGAAGCGAGAACGACATCTGGTGCAGTCCGTTTCGGCGGCGACGGCCGAAGACGCGATGACTTCCCTTCCTGCAAGGGCGCAGCTCGTCGCGAGCATCGTCCTTTCGTTGGCGATCTCGCTCCTGTTTTTCGCAACCACATCGCGCGGAATAGAGATCCTACCGGATTCAATCGCGTACATGCGCATAGGAACCGCGCGTCATTACGCTCCGCTTTACACCTGGTTGCTGCAAGCCACGGCACTATCCCAGACCGATCTCGTGGCCGCCGCCTGGTGGCTCAATTGGTTTCTTTATGTCGTCAATACGGTCCTGATCCTGCGGTTGCTGTTTCTGGCGCAATTGGGCCCGACCTGGGCTGCATTGGGAACGGCCCTGATCGTTGGTCATCCGGTCTTTGTCGAATTTCACTCGGTGGCAATGTCGGAGCCGTTGTTCATCGCGTTGACCCTTGCGTCCGTCCTAGTGTTTCTCAGGGCAATGCAAGACAACCGTGTCGCAAGTGCCGCGCTTGTGGGGGCGATTGTAGGCTTCGCGATGCTGACGCGATTTGCGGCCGCGCCGCTGCTTCCAGCTTTTGCACTCCTGAGGCTCGTCGCTGGTGGCGGAGGCTTTGCGAGACGGCTGGTCGATTGTGCTGCGATGACCGGTGCGTGCGGTGCTGTTTTCGGGTCATGGCTGGTCGCAAGTGAACTGATGTCCGGGGATTCGACGGGACGTTCCCTGGAACTGCTGGGCAACACCGATCTGGCATACTGGATCAGGACGATAGGCTCCGCATCGGCAATGCTTTTGCCCTCCGCGGCGGGGTCGGCCCCGCGCATCCTGTTTCTCGCCCTCACCAGCGTCGTTGTCGTTTTCGTCGCCGTGAACTACGCTCTCGCATGGCTACGCCTAGCCCCCGAACAACGGGCACGACCGCAGGCGCTCGTACCCGTCGTGTTCAGTCTCCTGTCGATTCTGTATCTGCTGTTCCTGATCGTGTCAGTGATGATTCAGTATCGACTGAACCTCACCGGACGGTTTCTTCTGCCGCTCTATGTTTTTCTGGCCCTCGCCGCCATGACTCCCTTCGGAGCCGGTAGGTCGAGTTTCGCGCGCCAGCGCGAACTCGGGATCGTCCTCGCCGCTCTCGCGGCTGTGATCGGAGTGTCAAATCTCGCCAGAACGACGGTGTTCACCATGTCCACCTATGAAGCGGGCCAAGGATATACTCGCAAAATGTGGTCGACCTCGCCTGTGCTCGCATCCGCGGCAAAATTGCCAATGAATGCCGCGATCTATTCCAACGCCCCGGATTTGATCGAATTCCGATTGCGGCGCAGCGCGGCATACATACCGCGCCGCTTCAGTCACCTGTCTGGCCGGGACGACGCAAGCATGCCCTTTGCGCAGCAGATGGACGCCATGCGCCGCCGCCTTGCGGAAGGGAACGCCTATGTCGTCTTCGTCTACGGCGTGGACTGGCGGGACTACCTGATCAGTGAGGACGACCTTCTCAATTCCGTTCCACTCGTCGAAGAGGAAACACTCGCCGACGGGCGGATCTATCGCTCAGCACGCGGCGCAACCGAGATGCAGCTTTTGCCTTGA
- a CDS encoding UDP-glucuronic acid decarboxylase family protein, translated as MGRQFTNRVLVTGGCGFIGSHLCERLIESGADVLCVDNFFTGSRANVEELLSHPRFELLRHDVTMPLYVEVDKIFNLACPASPVHYQFDPVKTTRTSVQGAINMLGLAKRLKISVLQASTSEVYGDPAVHPQTEEYWGNVNPIGPRSCYDEGKRCAEALFFDYRRQHQTAIKVARIFNTYGPRTHPSDGRVVSSFIVQALLDADITVHGDGSQTRSFCYVDDTVAALLRLMDSPFDVTGPINIGNPNEISMRELAELIIDLTGSRSRIVYRPLPQDDPCRRRPDISRAKEQLGWAPGIGLKEGLLKTINHFNELLMRPDSHAELGALYEANHA; from the coding sequence ATGGGGCGTCAATTTACAAATCGCGTATTGGTGACTGGGGGGTGCGGTTTCATCGGGTCGCATCTTTGCGAACGGCTGATTGAAAGCGGCGCCGATGTTCTTTGCGTCGATAATTTCTTTACCGGCTCCCGTGCGAACGTTGAGGAACTGTTATCCCACCCTCGATTCGAGTTGCTGAGGCACGATGTGACGATGCCCCTCTATGTGGAGGTGGACAAGATATTCAACCTTGCCTGTCCGGCCTCTCCGGTGCACTACCAGTTCGACCCGGTGAAGACCACGCGGACAAGCGTGCAAGGCGCGATAAACATGCTCGGCCTTGCCAAGCGGCTGAAGATCAGTGTCCTTCAAGCATCCACGTCGGAGGTCTACGGGGACCCGGCCGTTCACCCCCAGACCGAAGAGTACTGGGGCAACGTCAACCCTATTGGGCCTCGCTCCTGCTACGATGAAGGCAAGCGGTGCGCCGAAGCGCTTTTCTTCGATTACAGGCGGCAGCATCAAACGGCGATCAAAGTTGCGCGCATCTTCAATACCTATGGACCCCGTACGCACCCGAGCGACGGGCGTGTTGTTTCGAGCTTTATCGTCCAGGCGCTGCTGGATGCCGACATAACCGTCCATGGAGACGGCTCTCAGACGCGGTCGTTCTGTTACGTCGACGACACCGTTGCTGCCTTGTTGCGTTTGATGGATTCGCCGTTTGACGTTACCGGTCCGATCAATATCGGCAACCCCAACGAAATTTCCATGCGCGAACTGGCCGAGTTGATCATCGATCTCACCGGATCCAGGTCGCGCATCGTGTACCGGCCACTGCCTCAGGACGATCCTTGCAGACGGCGCCCGGATATCTCGCGAGCAAAAGAACAGCTTGGATGGGCACCTGGAATCGGTCTGAAGGAGGGCCTTCTGAAGACGATCAACCATTTTAACGAGCTGCTGATGCGTCCTGATTCGCACGCGGAGCTCGGTGCTTTGTACGAGGCAAATCATGCTTAG
- a CDS encoding nucleoside-diphosphate sugar epimerase/dehydratase — MLLAVCGAALDIGYRRLRGAVRSVQKYPALYIADLGSAGIALAVALLLRYGFTELSARPETASVLMWSGAQYLAICAFIFPLSGLYSRNWKYGSISDLLIILRAVLLTSLLLISLLFFSTRLIDMPRTVVPMQSLLLIAFLAAARLSFRAEEITQARPAFKNGRSKGAGDDHRVPLLLVGAGDAAELYLRALARDPNATHVPVACLDKNADQLGMSLRGVPIAGRIEDFEQVVAELQQLDKRPRHVVFTEAPANFGETASDELLRSAERLGIAVSRLSQMTELKRAKGDNPYELRSIELTDLLERPQAALDREAIGRLVRGRRVLITGAGGSIGSELTSQVAACEPAEIVLVDNTEYNLYAIDMTLNETFPEVSRWSYLCSVRRSQRVEEIFERHRPELVFHAAALKHVPMVQLNPREGVLTNVIGTMNVANAAKKFGTLAMVQVSTDKVVNSTSVMGATKRLAELYCQALDLHGLETGKGPRFMTVRFGNVLGSSGSLIPLFERQLARGGPLTVTDPCMTRFFMTIREAVELTLQASAYGFEKQLGQGEIFVLDMGEPVKIIDIARRMIRLAGFTPDKEIKIKIIGCRPGEKLYEELFDETDKRTTSPVPGVLGAVPEPIPLPTLRDAFARLQRHAERDNDAAVVAVMRELLPRYEHEAGNTKPSAVKKRAWVPPKKSSKAGVSQRRPDYRKSARGGLPLPDN, encoded by the coding sequence ATGTTGTTGGCGGTGTGCGGTGCGGCCCTCGACATCGGTTATCGGCGTCTACGGGGCGCCGTTCGCAGCGTTCAGAAATACCCCGCCTTATATATCGCGGACCTTGGCTCCGCAGGTATTGCACTCGCGGTGGCACTGTTGCTGCGTTACGGCTTTACCGAGCTCAGTGCAAGGCCTGAAACAGCCTCCGTCCTCATGTGGTCCGGCGCTCAATACCTCGCCATTTGCGCATTCATTTTTCCCTTGTCCGGCCTCTACAGCCGAAATTGGAAATATGGCTCCATCTCCGATCTCTTGATCATCCTTCGCGCGGTTCTCCTGACATCGCTGCTGCTTATCTCGCTCCTGTTCTTCTCGACAAGACTGATCGATATGCCGCGAACCGTCGTGCCGATGCAGTCGCTGCTTCTGATCGCCTTCCTCGCCGCTGCGCGGCTGAGCTTTCGTGCAGAGGAAATCACCCAAGCGCGGCCGGCCTTCAAGAATGGGCGCAGCAAGGGCGCGGGCGACGATCACCGGGTCCCGCTGCTGCTCGTGGGAGCGGGCGACGCCGCCGAGCTTTACCTGCGCGCGCTGGCCCGGGATCCGAACGCCACCCACGTGCCGGTGGCCTGTCTCGACAAAAACGCAGACCAGTTGGGGATGAGTCTTCGTGGCGTACCCATCGCGGGGCGGATCGAGGATTTCGAGCAGGTCGTGGCGGAATTGCAGCAACTCGACAAACGGCCACGTCACGTCGTCTTCACGGAAGCCCCGGCGAACTTCGGTGAAACCGCGTCGGACGAGCTGCTGCGGTCCGCCGAGCGGCTCGGCATTGCAGTGTCGCGCCTGTCGCAGATGACTGAGCTCAAGCGCGCCAAAGGGGACAATCCTTACGAACTGCGGTCGATCGAACTCACCGACCTCCTGGAGCGGCCGCAAGCGGCGCTCGACCGAGAGGCAATCGGCCGTCTTGTTCGAGGCCGGCGCGTACTGATCACCGGGGCCGGCGGATCGATCGGCAGCGAACTGACTTCGCAAGTTGCTGCTTGCGAACCGGCGGAGATCGTGCTGGTCGACAATACGGAATACAATCTTTACGCGATCGACATGACGCTCAACGAGACCTTCCCGGAGGTATCTCGGTGGAGTTACCTTTGCAGCGTCCGGCGCAGCCAGCGTGTTGAGGAAATTTTTGAACGGCATCGGCCCGAGCTGGTCTTCCACGCTGCCGCCCTCAAACATGTGCCTATGGTACAGTTGAACCCGCGCGAGGGCGTCCTCACCAACGTCATCGGCACTATGAACGTTGCCAATGCAGCAAAGAAATTCGGCACACTCGCCATGGTGCAGGTGTCGACCGACAAGGTCGTGAACTCGACAAGCGTGATGGGTGCGACCAAGCGCCTCGCGGAGCTCTATTGCCAGGCGCTCGACCTGCACGGACTTGAAACTGGCAAAGGTCCGCGGTTCATGACGGTTCGCTTCGGCAACGTGCTGGGATCAAGCGGCTCCCTGATCCCTCTGTTCGAGCGCCAGCTTGCAAGAGGCGGCCCATTGACCGTCACCGATCCATGCATGACGCGCTTTTTCATGACGATCCGTGAGGCCGTGGAGCTGACGTTGCAGGCATCGGCCTACGGTTTCGAAAAGCAGCTCGGACAGGGAGAGATCTTCGTTCTCGACATGGGAGAGCCGGTCAAGATCATCGACATTGCACGCCGGATGATCCGGCTGGCCGGTTTCACTCCGGACAAGGAAATAAAGATCAAGATCATCGGTTGTCGTCCGGGCGAGAAGCTCTACGAGGAGCTTTTCGACGAGACCGACAAGCGCACAACCTCACCGGTGCCGGGCGTTCTCGGCGCGGTTCCGGAACCTATTCCCTTGCCCACGTTGCGCGACGCGTTCGCCCGCCTACAGCGCCATGCGGAGCGGGACAACGATGCGGCCGTTGTCGCGGTCATGCGCGAACTGCTTCCACGCTACGAGCACGAGGCCGGCAATACGAAGCCCTCCGCCGTGAAGAAGCGGGCCTGGGTCCCGCCGAAAAAAAGCAGCAAGGCTGGCGTTTCGCAGCGGCGGCCCGACTACCGAAAGAGCGCCCGTGGCGGACTCCCATTGCCGGACAATTGA
- a CDS encoding glycosyltransferase family 2 protein: MFQKKIFVVIPAYQAALTLESVFDRIPREIYEKDVRIVVVNDGSSDGTGDVARRIAHSRANVEVIDHPQNKGYAQAQKTGFSYALAQGADIAALLHADGQYAPELLPRLLAPLEKGEADVVIGSRMLERGALKGGMPLYKYIANKALTAIENLAYGLHVSEYHSGYMLYSRRCLETIPFVRLSDTFHFDGEMIMMAGKRKLKIKEIAIPTRYADEKSHLKPVQYGFDVLKIVWANYRGKYEFN, encoded by the coding sequence ATGTTTCAAAAGAAAATTTTTGTGGTTATCCCGGCTTATCAAGCCGCCCTGACACTCGAAAGCGTGTTTGACCGAATCCCGAGGGAAATTTACGAAAAAGACGTCCGCATTGTCGTAGTGAACGACGGCAGTTCCGACGGAACAGGCGATGTTGCGCGCAGAATTGCTCATTCGCGGGCGAACGTGGAAGTCATCGACCATCCCCAGAACAAGGGCTATGCCCAAGCGCAAAAGACCGGTTTTTCTTACGCATTGGCGCAAGGCGCCGACATCGCCGCACTCCTGCACGCCGACGGGCAATATGCGCCGGAACTGCTGCCGCGTTTGCTCGCGCCGCTGGAAAAAGGCGAGGCTGACGTCGTCATCGGGTCGCGCATGCTCGAGCGTGGCGCCCTGAAAGGCGGCATGCCTCTTTACAAGTACATCGCCAATAAAGCGCTCACCGCGATAGAGAACCTGGCCTACGGCCTTCACGTGAGCGAATACCACAGCGGCTACATGCTCTATTCCCGCCGGTGCCTGGAGACCATCCCCTTCGTTCGCCTCAGCGATACATTCCACTTCGACGGTGAGATGATCATGATGGCAGGCAAGCGCAAGCTGAAGATCAAGGAAATTGCGATACCCACGCGATACGCGGATGAAAAATCACATTTGAAACCGGTACAGTATGGTTTTGATGTACTCAAGATCGTATGGGCCAACTATCGAGGAAAATACGAGTTTAACTGA
- a CDS encoding methionyl-tRNA formyltransferase, whose translation MRIVFVGAVESSRIALEALIKVGRAPALVITLPPELAGRHSDFVELGTVARAAGSAVCHTTDVNGPAVLEAMASVEPDVTLVVGWSQVCRQPFRDVARRGAIGFHPAALPRLRGRAVIPWTILRGEEVTGSTLFWLDEGIDSGPILLQRLFAVATDETARSLYGKHTANLAEMVVEAVALVEAGNAPRMEQDHEKASYCARRTAEDGLIDWNASAASVLRLVRAVGAPYPGAFSFYNGGKICIAAAVQIETAGRFIGLAGQVQAHTEHGFIVLCGDGECIDVLAWASPTGKRPAVHSKLHG comes from the coding sequence ATGCGTATCGTTTTCGTCGGCGCCGTTGAGAGCTCCAGAATAGCTCTGGAAGCCCTCATTAAGGTGGGGCGCGCTCCTGCACTGGTTATCACCCTGCCACCCGAATTGGCGGGGCGTCACTCTGATTTTGTCGAGTTAGGAACGGTGGCGCGCGCCGCCGGAAGCGCGGTTTGCCACACCACAGACGTCAATGGCCCTGCCGTCCTGGAGGCGATGGCATCGGTGGAGCCCGATGTCACGCTTGTCGTTGGCTGGTCGCAAGTCTGCCGGCAGCCGTTTCGAGATGTTGCACGCAGGGGCGCCATCGGCTTCCATCCGGCGGCGTTGCCGCGTCTGCGTGGCCGTGCCGTCATTCCGTGGACAATACTTCGGGGCGAGGAAGTGACGGGTTCGACGCTCTTCTGGCTGGACGAGGGGATCGACTCGGGTCCCATTCTGCTTCAGAGGCTGTTCGCTGTCGCGACCGACGAAACCGCGCGCAGCCTCTATGGCAAGCATACAGCAAATCTCGCCGAGATGGTGGTTGAGGCGGTTGCGCTCGTCGAGGCGGGCAATGCACCGCGTATGGAGCAGGATCATGAGAAGGCAAGCTATTGTGCGAGGCGAACGGCTGAGGACGGCCTGATCGACTGGAACGCGTCTGCAGCCTCGGTGCTCCGCCTTGTCCGTGCAGTCGGCGCCCCTTACCCTGGCGCATTTTCCTTTTACAACGGCGGGAAAATCTGTATCGCCGCGGCCGTGCAGATCGAAACCGCCGGTCGCTTTATCGGTTTGGCGGGGCAGGTTCAAGCGCATACGGAACACGGCTTCATCGTTCTATGTGGCGATGGCGAATGCATCGATGTGCTGGCCTGGGCCTCGCCCACTGGCAAACGCCCAGCGGTACACAGCAAGCTACATGGGTGA
- a CDS encoding glycosyltransferase family 4 protein, giving the protein MSSAEHVARMHTEDVACSTGPSGVAYPPARRRVIAVVASLTASLTIFRLELLKRLAGAGHDVIAFAPEHDPRVEQALAEIGVRFIRIPMARTGLNPLEDIRTFWSLRQHFKRLKPEMILPYTMKPIIYAGIAARTLGIKERCFLVTGLGHVFSEAGGRSFKALAIRHLCVRLYRLAFKRARVVFVYNDADAEDIRRYRMLQEGLSPTMVPGSGVDLDHFAFARARERPVFLMIARLLRDKGVVEYIEAARLVRRTFPDARFQLLGHFDSNPTAISREEINNWVSEGILEYLGTSNDVRPYLEACNVFVLPSYYREGIPRSILEALAIGRPVITTDLPGCRDTVQAGVNGMIVKPLDVIALAEAMASFARDPHLAEKMGRASRELAETKFDVHMINRILIAGMGLTD; this is encoded by the coding sequence TTGAGTTCCGCTGAACATGTAGCTCGCATGCATACCGAGGACGTCGCCTGTTCGACAGGTCCGTCCGGTGTTGCATATCCTCCAGCGCGCAGGCGCGTGATCGCCGTTGTCGCAAGCCTAACGGCGTCTCTAACGATTTTTCGGTTGGAGTTGTTGAAGCGGTTGGCCGGCGCCGGACACGACGTCATAGCCTTCGCTCCCGAGCACGACCCGCGAGTGGAGCAGGCGCTCGCTGAAATCGGCGTGCGTTTCATTCGGATTCCCATGGCCCGAACCGGTCTCAATCCGTTGGAAGACATCCGGACCTTTTGGTCGCTGCGACAACATTTCAAACGGCTGAAGCCGGAGATGATCCTCCCTTATACGATGAAACCGATCATCTATGCGGGCATCGCCGCCCGAACGCTGGGGATAAAGGAACGTTGCTTCCTCGTCACGGGTCTCGGTCACGTCTTTTCAGAGGCGGGCGGTCGCTCATTCAAAGCCTTGGCCATCCGCCACCTGTGCGTCCGCCTGTATCGTTTGGCGTTTAAGCGCGCGAGAGTCGTTTTTGTCTATAACGACGCGGATGCAGAAGACATACGCCGCTACCGCATGCTGCAGGAGGGCCTCTCGCCGACAATGGTTCCCGGATCCGGCGTCGATTTGGATCACTTTGCCTTTGCAAGAGCTCGCGAACGGCCTGTTTTCCTTATGATTGCACGGCTCCTGCGCGACAAGGGAGTGGTGGAGTATATAGAAGCCGCCAGGCTCGTGCGTCGCACCTTTCCCGACGCCCGGTTTCAACTGCTCGGCCACTTTGACAGCAATCCCACGGCAATCTCGCGCGAAGAAATCAACAATTGGGTCAGCGAAGGAATATTGGAGTATCTTGGCACCAGCAACGATGTGCGCCCCTATCTGGAGGCATGCAATGTCTTTGTCCTGCCTTCTTATTATCGCGAAGGCATTCCGCGGAGCATCCTCGAAGCGCTGGCGATCGGAAGACCGGTGATCACGACGGACCTGCCAGGCTGCCGCGATACGGTGCAGGCCGGTGTGAACGGGATGATTGTGAAGCCGCTCGACGTCATCGCGCTCGCCGAGGCGATGGCGTCATTTGCCCGCGATCCACACCTCGCCGAAAAAATGGGTAGGGCCTCGCGAGAACTCGCGGAGACCAAATTCGACGTGCACATGATCAACCGGATTCTGATTGCCGGCATGGGCTTGACTGATTGA
- a CDS encoding NAD(P)-dependent oxidoreductase — translation MVLMYSRSYGPTIEENTSLTDKSILDIRNCVMRILVTGGAGFVGSFLCENLRKSGYDIRIFDNYEPQVHAGSQGNLGGLLQPSGLPMKGVEIVYGDTRSTSQLDAALKDVDAVVHLAAQVGVGQSMYEIHRYVDHNTVGTAVLLELLASRRHNVKKLVVASSMSIYGEGGARCSHCGDVTPTLREAEQMRRGDWEVRCPICDRSATPIPTGEAKPVLPTSIYAISKRDQEEMCLVVGRAYDIPSVALRFFNIYGPRQSLGNPYTGVAAIFSSRLLNNHAPVVFEDGNQTRDFVHVKDIVQAISLALAKDEANGQVFNVGTGRPTSIKEVATILARKMRRDIAPQIENKFREGDVRHCYADIGKIQRYLGYKPTVELESGIEDLIAWAEDQQAEDRFEHAAAELAKRGLAR, via the coding sequence ATGGTTTTGATGTACTCAAGATCGTATGGGCCAACTATCGAGGAAAATACGAGTTTAACTGACAAATCTATTTTAGATATAAGGAACTGTGTTATGAGGATACTCGTTACTGGAGGCGCAGGTTTCGTAGGTTCCTTTTTATGTGAGAACCTTCGCAAATCCGGATACGACATACGAATTTTCGACAATTACGAACCGCAAGTCCATGCTGGATCGCAGGGCAACCTTGGGGGCCTGTTGCAGCCGAGCGGGCTGCCTATGAAGGGCGTCGAGATCGTCTACGGTGACACCCGCAGCACCAGCCAGCTCGACGCCGCGTTGAAGGACGTGGACGCCGTCGTGCATTTGGCCGCACAGGTCGGGGTCGGCCAGTCGATGTACGAAATTCACCGTTATGTCGACCACAACACAGTCGGAACCGCCGTGCTCCTCGAACTGCTGGCTTCCCGCAGGCACAATGTGAAAAAGCTTGTGGTTGCCTCATCCATGTCGATCTACGGAGAAGGTGGCGCACGGTGTAGCCATTGCGGCGATGTCACGCCGACGCTTCGCGAGGCGGAGCAAATGAGGCGTGGTGATTGGGAGGTGCGGTGCCCGATCTGCGATCGAAGCGCCACACCAATACCGACCGGCGAAGCGAAGCCTGTCCTGCCGACCTCGATCTATGCCATTTCGAAAAGAGACCAGGAGGAAATGTGTCTGGTCGTCGGCAGAGCTTACGACATACCCTCGGTGGCACTGCGGTTCTTCAATATCTATGGCCCCCGGCAGTCATTGGGCAATCCCTACACCGGGGTCGCTGCAATATTCTCGTCCCGTTTGCTCAACAACCACGCCCCGGTCGTCTTCGAAGACGGCAACCAGACGCGAGATTTCGTTCATGTGAAAGACATTGTTCAAGCCATTTCCCTTGCCCTCGCAAAGGACGAGGCGAACGGTCAGGTGTTCAATGTCGGCACCGGTCGCCCGACGTCGATCAAAGAGGTCGCGACTATCCTCGCTCGGAAAATGCGGCGCGACATTGCTCCGCAAATAGAAAACAAGTTCCGGGAGGGGGATGTCCGGCACTGCTACGCCGACATAGGCAAGATCCAACGGTACCTCGGCTACAAGCCCACTGTCGAGCTCGAATCCGGCATCGAGGACCTGATCGCTTGGGCAGAAGATCAGCAGGCGGAGGACCGCTTCGAGCACGCAGCCGCCGAGTTGGCGAAAAGAGGATTGGCCCGGTGA
- a CDS encoding GtrA family protein, with protein sequence MLSGRGCPQDTKPDGCTSAEEAAALGFRPQPLPAGHPAGEPYSGAAPPLWWKTLQQLPLVGRVLRAIFAVRLLRYALVGGCAALLQICLLTLFVELAGIDALAASTLALSISVMVNYSLQHRVTFRSKSKHTVAAPSFVVLTLCTLAANALIFNSLHTLLPYIAAQILTTGAIFPVNYYLNRTVTFRL encoded by the coding sequence ATGCTTAGCGGACGGGGGTGCCCTCAGGATACGAAACCGGACGGCTGTACCTCGGCCGAAGAGGCGGCCGCGCTGGGTTTCCGGCCGCAACCGCTGCCTGCCGGCCATCCCGCAGGCGAACCTTATTCCGGCGCAGCACCTCCCCTCTGGTGGAAGACGCTGCAGCAATTGCCGCTTGTCGGACGGGTACTGAGGGCGATCTTTGCCGTGCGTCTGCTGAGATACGCCTTAGTCGGTGGGTGCGCAGCGCTGCTGCAGATCTGCCTGTTGACCCTGTTCGTGGAACTGGCCGGCATTGACGCCTTGGCGGCATCAACGCTAGCGCTCTCGATCTCGGTCATGGTCAACTACAGCCTTCAGCACCGTGTGACATTCAGATCGAAATCGAAGCACACCGTCGCCGCGCCGAGCTTTGTCGTTCTGACGCTCTGCACGCTGGCGGCGAATGCGCTTATCTTTAACAGTCTGCACACTCTGCTGCCCTACATCGCGGCTCAGATCCTGACGACTGGAGCCATCTTCCCCGTCAACTACTATTTGAATCGAACCGTGACATTTCGCCTTTAA